In a single window of the Neodiprion virginianus isolate iyNeoVirg1 chromosome 1, iyNeoVirg1.1, whole genome shotgun sequence genome:
- the LOC124303912 gene encoding uncharacterized protein LOC124303912 isoform X2, translating into MVVWVTRGARSVHETVVSLVAVDEDMKAFKFSGKSECLGGQHPWLSGLEVFLSMAMIACTTILTFSTRHTTPPAVTKFTQYENDLNRYIIIAFHFSAFVQIIVKSWLIVSSCDDLSAEANKFGIMLHRIDISDAGFNRQLRELSVKQCQNKFTMSAGGLFSINIPFITYIFCPVTAYTVFVYQLNN; encoded by the exons ATGGTCGTTTGGGTCACGCGAGGAGCGCGTAGTGTACACGAAACGGTGGTAAGCCTCGTTGCCGTTGACGAGGACATGaaagctttcaaattttccggGAAAAGCGAATGCCTTGGCGGACAACACCCTTGGCTATCGGGACTGGAAGTTTTCCTCTCCATGGCAATGATCGCTTGTACCACCATTCTCACCTTTTCAACTCGGCACACTACTCCGCCAG CTGTGACAAAATTTACCCAATACGAAAATGATCTGAACCGCTACATAATTATTGCCTTCCACTTCTCAGCGTTCGTGCAAATTATCGTTAAATCTTGGTTGATCGTGTCAAGCTGTGACGATCTATCAGCTGAG GCTAACAAGTTTGGCATTATGCTGCATCGGATCGATATTTCTGACGCAGGTTTCAATCGACAG CTGCGAGAGCTTTCAGTCAAACAGTGCCAAAATAAATTCACCATGTCAGCGGGCGGATTATTTTCTATCAATATTCCGTTCATAACATAT ATATTCTGCCCTGTAACGGCGTATACAGTTTTTGTCTACCAGTTGAACAATTAA
- the LOC124303912 gene encoding uncharacterized protein LOC124303912 isoform X1 gives MKIIVSRIQLVIADIILSDLIRQVRIRFQRINNALYEMGNIFDASVLMPSRFSLIGGRDRELMGLMNRPRLMKSQVQKILADVNFLWQMHKSFCDITTDLNCAFWPHLVCTLLVTVPLCMQNAFVLAVTKFTQYENDLNRYIIIAFHFSAFVQIIVKSWLIVSSCDDLSAEANKFGIMLHRIDISDAGFNRQLRELSVKQCQNKFTMSAGGLFSINIPFITYIFCPVTAYTVFVYQLNN, from the exons ATGAAGATCATCGTGTCTCGCATTCAGCTTGTGATCGCCGACATCATTTTGTCAGATCTTATTCGGCAAGTCCGAATCAGATTCCAAAGAATCAACAACGCCTTGTACGAAATGGGAAATATCTTTGATGCGAGTGTGCTGATGCCTTCACGATTTTCTCTAATAGGGGGACGGGATCGTGAACTTATGGGGCTTATGAACCGACCACGACTAATG AAATCACAGGTGCAGAAAATTTTGGCGGATGTAAATTTCTTGTGGCAAATGCACAAATCTTTTTGCGATATTACGACTGATCTTAACTGCGCGTTTTGGCCTCACTTGGTCTGTACGCTTTTAGTCACGGTGCCGTTGTGTATGCAAAATGCGTTTGTTCTAGCTGTGACAAAATTTACCCAATACGAAAATGATCTGAACCGCTACATAATTATTGCCTTCCACTTCTCAGCGTTCGTGCAAATTATCGTTAAATCTTGGTTGATCGTGTCAAGCTGTGACGATCTATCAGCTGAG GCTAACAAGTTTGGCATTATGCTGCATCGGATCGATATTTCTGACGCAGGTTTCAATCGACAG CTGCGAGAGCTTTCAGTCAAACAGTGCCAAAATAAATTCACCATGTCAGCGGGCGGATTATTTTCTATCAATATTCCGTTCATAACATAT ATATTCTGCCCTGTAACGGCGTATACAGTTTTTGTCTACCAGTTGAACAATTAA
- the LOC124303903 gene encoding uncharacterized protein LOC124303903, with product MGRLIIVSFVLCTLSSTRLIHAQYQQPYQTTTPVPILKQIDRHNEDGSYSYGYEAADGSFKIESKYPTGEVYGKYGFVDDTGKVREVEYGASRRGFEPAGTDINVPPSTIQGNTVAGPNDPEDDGQYREDPSVYYTDPKYTNGEYYRPIPKRTNYAKQPNYEAPEVYNPAPQRYDTQSSVYNIQSRNHPAEQQQYQSQYQQQDHSADYRYQGQGSFQYLSDRFYNQKRRSPQTVGANDNYFSKYVQME from the exons ATGGGTCGCCTCATTATA GTATCGTTTGTGCTCTGCACTCTGAGCTCAACCAGGCTGATACACGCGCAGTACCAGCAGCCTTACCAAACCACGACTCCCGTACCCATACTCAAGCAGATTGACAG GCACAACGAGGACGGTAGCTACAGTTACGGGTACGAAGCAGCCGATGGTTCGTTCAAGATAGAATCGAAATACCCCACGGGGGAAGTGTACGGGAAATACGGGTTCGTCGATGATACGGGAAAGGTTCGAGAGGTCGAATACGGCGCCTCTAGACGCGGTTTTGAGCCTGCTGGAACCGACATCAACGTTCCTCCCTCCACCATCCAGGGTAACACTGTCGCCGGTCCCAACGACCCCGAAGACGACGGACAGTACAGGGAGGATCCTTCCGTCTATTATACTGACCCCAAGTACACCAATGGAGAGTACTACAGGCCGATACCGAAGAGGACGAACTACGCGAAACAACCGAATTATGAAGCTCCAGAGGTCTACAATCCAGCGCCGCAAAG ATACGACACACAGTCTTCTGTCTACAACATCCAGTCGAGAAATCATCCCGCTGAACAACAACAATACCAGTCTCAGTATCAGCAACAGGATCATTCGGCGGACTATCGGTACCAGGGACAGGGATCATTTCAGTACCTCAGTGATCGATTCTACAATCAAAAACGTCGCAGCCCACAAACTGTTGGTGCAAATGACAATTATTTTAGCAAATATGTACAAAtggaatga